In Patescibacteria group bacterium, the DNA window ATTGGGATGCTTAAAGACTACGAGAAAAAGCACAAAAATCTAAAAGTCATCTACTCCCGGGAAAATCTGGGGTTCTCCAAGGGCAATAATTTGGGGATAAAACAGTCGACGGGCAAATATATCCTCCTTTTGAACAACGATGCCGTTCTTTTGGAAAACTCGGCTAAAAAGATGTTTGGTTGGATGGAAACGCATCGTAATATTGGCGCCGCTTCCTGCCTGCTTGTAGATAGTGAACAGAGAATTTCTCCAATCATGTCGGCGGGTTTTTTCCCGGGGTTACGGGGTCTTTTTGCCTGGGCATTCTTTCTAGATGATCTTCCGGGAGTAGTCAGGCTCTTTAAACCCTATCATATTCATACTAACGGCACGGCATCAATAGATGTTTCTTCTGTGAATACGGATTTAGACTGGATTTCCGGGTCTTTTTTCTTTGTCCGCCGTGAAGTAATAGAAAAAGTTGGCGTTTTAGACGAAATGATTTTCATGTACGGCGAGGATTTGGACTGGTGTTACCGGATCAAGAAAGCCGGGTGGAAAATCGGCTATAACGGGGAAACCAAAGTGATTCATATCGGTCAGGCCAGCCAGGACAAAATACCCCGGGGCTATATCCTGGGTGAATTTTCCGGCCTGAAATTCTTTTACGCCAAGCATTTTTCCGGCTGGCGGCAGGTGGTTTTGGGCACGATTTTGGACGTGGCCGCTTTTAACCGGGTCGTTTTTTGGCTGGTGCGTTTGAAGCCGCAAACGGCGAAAATTTACGCGGAGGCGCTCCTAAAATGATTAGTATTGTTATTCCCAATTACAATTCCGGAGAGCTGCTCAAGAAAAACTTGCCAAAGTTGGTTGAGATTTTAAAGAAAACAGAACTCGATTTTGAAATCATCGTTTCCGATGATTGTTCGACAGACGAATCTCTAAACATTTTAAGAAACTTCAGCCATTTAAGTAACTTAAGAATCTTAAGTTCAGAAACCAATATCGGTTTTGGAGGTAATGTCGATCGGGGGATTAGGGCGGCTAAAGGGGAAATTGTTTTTATTCTTAATGCCATCGACGCCCTGCCGGAAAAGCCCGATTATTTCCAATTAATGTTGGCGCACTTTGAGGATCCGAAGATATTTTCAGTGGCGGCGGCTAAAAAAGATGAGATGATCCATGGTTGCGGTGAGGTTTATTTCCGGAAGGGTTTTTATTTGCACCGGCACAAGGAAAATAGCCAGTTTACCGATTGGGCCGATGGTGGGGCGCAGGCAATCAGGAAGGAATATTACTTAAAAATCGGCGGCTTTGATCCCATTTATAACTTTTATTGGGAAGATGTCGATCTGGGATTTCGGGCTCGGCAAGCGGGCTACAAAATTATTTACGAACCGAAAGCCGTCCTGATTCACCGTAAAGAAGAGGGGCCAATTGCCAGGCGCTACAGCGAAAAGGAAAGATATGTCATGAATTTGCGCAACCAGTTCATTTTCACCTGGAAAAACGCCGATTGGAAACATCTGCTGCTATACGACTTGTGGGAACCGTATTATCTACTTATAGCGATTAAGAACCGCAACTGGCTCTGGTTTAAAGCCTACGCCCAGGCTTTTTGGCGTTGGCCAGAGATTGTCCGGAAGCGCTGGGAACAGAAAAAGCTGACTATTGCGAAATAGGAATAAATCGGGTATCATCAATTTAATCCATAGAAAGGAAGTGTTTATGATTGACCAGCTCAAAAAGCTCATCGAAAGCCTCAAAAAAGCCCTCGGCCTCTAAAGACGAGCGTAAAGCGTCTAGCGTTAAGCGTCAAGAAAAAGAGCCCACCACTATGGAGGAGCTCTTGGCCTTGGAGCAATTTGCCCCTAAAGGCTACAAACGCGGCGATGTCGTGGAAGGGCGCGTTTCCTCAATCTCCGGTAAAGAAGTTTTAATTGACTTTGGCGGCAAGATGGAAGGTGTCGTCGGAGAAAAAGAGTGGGATATCGTCAAAGACTTCGTTTCTAAATTAAAGCCTGGTGATAAAATAACCGCCGTTGTCATTTCCGCAGAAAACGACCGCGGCCAGATGATCGTTTCCATCCGCCAGGCCGGTTCCAAGTTCCGTTGGCAGCGGGCTAACGAACTACTTAAATCTAGCGAACCGGTTAATGTTAAAGGAGTCGAGACCAACAAGGGCGGCTTAATTGTCGAATTTGAAGGCATCCGGGGCTTTGTTCCGGGTTCCCAATTAACTCCGGAACACCAGAGCGAAATCGCCAAAATGATTAATCGGAACCTTAGCGTAAAAGTGATCGAAGTCGACCAAAGCCAAAACCGCTTAATTTTTAGCGAAAAAGCAGTGGCCGGAGCAGCAGATTTAGCCAAGAAGCTTGAAGAAGTTAAATCTAAAGTAAAAATCGGCGAGAAATATCAAGGCAAGGTTTCGGCTGTCATGTCCTACGGAATATTCGTTAATCTTGATAACGGCACCGACGGCCTGGTTCATATCAGCGAAATTTCCTGGACTAAAGTCGAAAACTTGGCCGATTTGTTTAAAGTCGGAGACGCAGTCGAAGTCATGGTGCTGGGTATTTCCGAAACCGACGCCAAATTAAATCTGTCAATCAAACAGCTTTTGCCTGATCCCTGGCTGAAATTATCCAAGAAATACACGGCGGACCAGGAAATCAAAGGCAAAGTTACCCGGGTCAGTAATTACGGCGTTTTTGTTCAGTTGGAAGAAGGCGTAGAAGGCTTAATCCACATTTCCAAAGTTCCGGCTGACGCTGCTTACGAAGCAGGTGACAAGGTTGCCTGCACGATTGAAAGTATCGATTCCGTGGCGCACAGGATCTCCTTAATTCCGGTTTTGACAGCGAAACCCATTGGCTACAAATAAGCCATGTCTGAAGAAGAAACAATCCAATGCAGGACGTTTGCCCACGGGTTTTCCTTTTCGGAGAAGGATTACGCAGCGCTAAAGATTCAGCTGGCTCGTAATCCAGAGATCGGGGAAAGATTTAGAATTATCGCTTCGGTTCG includes these proteins:
- a CDS encoding glycosyltransferase family 2 protein; the protein is MDVSVVIVSFNIKDTLKRCLDAVFQYTTDLDYEVIVVDNASTDGAIGMLKDYEKKHKNLKVIYSRENLGFSKGNNLGIKQSTGKYILLLNNDAVLLENSAKKMFGWMETHRNIGAASCLLVDSEQRISPIMSAGFFPGLRGLFAWAFFLDDLPGVVRLFKPYHIHTNGTASIDVSSVNTDLDWISGSFFFVRREVIEKVGVLDEMIFMYGEDLDWCYRIKKAGWKIGYNGETKVIHIGQASQDKIPRGYILGEFSGLKFFYAKHFSGWRQVVLGTILDVAAFNRVVFWLVRLKPQTAKIYAEALLK
- a CDS encoding glycosyltransferase family 2 protein, which produces MISIVIPNYNSGELLKKNLPKLVEILKKTELDFEIIVSDDCSTDESLNILRNFSHLSNLRILSSETNIGFGGNVDRGIRAAKGEIVFILNAIDALPEKPDYFQLMLAHFEDPKIFSVAAAKKDEMIHGCGEVYFRKGFYLHRHKENSQFTDWADGGAQAIRKEYYLKIGGFDPIYNFYWEDVDLGFRARQAGYKIIYEPKAVLIHRKEEGPIARRYSEKERYVMNLRNQFIFTWKNADWKHLLLYDLWEPYYLLIAIKNRNWLWFKAYAQAFWRWPEIVRKRWEQKKLTIAK
- a CDS encoding S1 RNA-binding domain-containing protein; the encoded protein is MEELLALEQFAPKGYKRGDVVEGRVSSISGKEVLIDFGGKMEGVVGEKEWDIVKDFVSKLKPGDKITAVVISAENDRGQMIVSIRQAGSKFRWQRANELLKSSEPVNVKGVETNKGGLIVEFEGIRGFVPGSQLTPEHQSEIAKMINRNLSVKVIEVDQSQNRLIFSEKAVAGAADLAKKLEEVKSKVKIGEKYQGKVSAVMSYGIFVNLDNGTDGLVHISEISWTKVENLADLFKVGDAVEVMVLGISETDAKLNLSIKQLLPDPWLKLSKKYTADQEIKGKVTRVSNYGVFVQLEEGVEGLIHISKVPADAAYEAGDKVACTIESIDSVAHRISLIPVLTAKPIGYK